From the genome of Desulfobacterales bacterium:
GCTGTTTGTTGTTAAATCCGGTGGCCAGACAGAGCAGATACCGTTTGAGCTGTCTGAATTTGACCGCTGTCTTGTCGAAGCCGGCGGCTGGGTGGAATTTGCGGACTCAAAATACTGAAGAAAAAAAGGATCGTTTCGCTTGAGGGGCGGCCTGACGGCCTCGAGGCTCGCCTCTTCGTCTGACCGAAATGCTCACAGCCGGTTGCGTAAGCCCCAACTGAACCGCCCCCGGAGCATCGATTCTTGATTTGCGTGGCATGATGGCCGTATACCAAAGTTGCTGATCGAAAGAAATTTATAATTGTTGCCTGCGTCCCTCATGCCAAAGGTGCCTAAAATTCGGCGTGATTCACGCGTTATAAGACCATGCTCCGAAGAAGTCGTCCGATAAATTTTATTTGTACCCCGAACTCCCTATCTTCTGCCCCTGGGGTTGCCTTGTATAGAAGATTGAGAAGCGCGTGATCCTGATCCGGAGGGTTTTTTCCCCGCCTTGTCGTTTCTGTTGCAGGATCGGGATTTTGCTGCCGGACCCGGGCTTTTGCCGGAACCTGACGGTTTCGCATTACGGGCCTGGGATTGCTGCTTTGAAGTATTTCTTTTGACGACCAGCTCTTTTATGGCCCTGTCCGCCTTTTTTTCGCTGGACGGGCTGTTGGGGCGAAAGAGGACAAAATCCGGAACGTCGCTATCCACTGTATAGCAGTCAACTTTTTCCACCGGTATTTTCTGCTTCAGCAGTGTTTCAATGGCCTTTAGATAAGGCTTTTCGTCGTCACTGACCAGGGAGACGGCAATACCGCTGACACCCGCGCGGCCGGTGCGGCCGATGCGGTGAACATAATCCTCTGGGATGGTCGGCATATCGTAATTGACCACATAGGGCAGGTTGCTGATGTCCAGGCCCCTTGCGGCCAGATCCGTTGCCACGAGGATGCGTATCTCACCGTTTTTGAACGCTTCAAGGGTACGTGTCCGGAAAGACTGGCTCTTGTTGCCATGCAGGGCAGTGGCATTGATACCTTGTTCGGCAAGTTTTTCCGTGAGCTTGTTTGCACCGTGTTTTGTTCGGGTAAAGACCAGTACCCGGGTCCAGCGGCCCTTGGTGATCAGGTGGATGAAAAGTGCTCGTTTATCTGATTTGTCCACCAGGTGGACCTTCTGGACAACCGACGCTGCCGCCGTATTGCTGGGTGTTACCTCGATATTTTCCGGATCTTGCAGCATTTTTCGGGCAAGCTCCCGGATCTGTTGGGTGTAGGTGGCCGAAAACAGCATGGTCCTGCGTTCAGCTGGAACGAGATCAAGAATTTTGGAAATCTCCTCATTAAATCCCAGATCCAGCATTCTGTCAGCCTCGTCGAAAACCAGAAACTCTATGCGGGAAAGATTCAGATGCCTCTGGCCGGCAAGATCCAGAAGGCGGCCCGGTGTGGCCACCAGAATATCGATGCCGCGCCTCAGCCGATCGATCTGTGGATCGATGCGGCCCCCCCCGTAAACCGCCGTGCATCGCATGGAGACTCTTCTTGCATAAGTCTTGATGCTTTCTCCCACCTGAAGCGCCAGCTCCCGCGTGGGGGTGAGGACAAGTGCGCGGGGGTGCCTTCCCTTGCCGTTTTGCCGACTCAAAATTTCAACCAGGGGGAGTGCAAATGCGTCTGTTTTCCCCGTCCCGGTCTGGGCGCGGGCAAGAATGTCCCGTCCATTGAGAAT
Proteins encoded in this window:
- a CDS encoding DEAD/DEAH box helicase; its protein translation is MSFDQLGLRVELLKAIQDKGYTAPTLIQTRAIPVILNGRDILARAQTGTGKTDAFALPLVEILSRQNGKGRHPRALVLTPTRELALQVGESIKTYARRVSMRCTAVYGGGRIDPQIDRLRRGIDILVATPGRLLDLAGQRHLNLSRIEFLVFDEADRMLDLGFNEEISKILDLVPAERRTMLFSATYTQQIRELARKMLQDPENIEVTPSNTAAASVVQKVHLVDKSDKRALFIHLITKGRWTRVLVFTRTKHGANKLTEKLAEQGINATALHGNKSQSFRTRTLEAFKNGEIRILVATDLAARGLDISNLPYVVNYDMPTIPEDYVHRIGRTGRAGVSGIAVSLVSDDEKPYLKAIETLLKQKIPVEKVDCYTVDSDVPDFVLFRPNSPSSEKKADRAIKELVVKRNTSKQQSQARNAKPSGSGKSPGPAAKSRSCNRNDKAGKKPSGSGSRASQSSIQGNPRGRR